AATTGTGGTGATATCCCCATTCTTTGCTGCACCTTGGAAACCTGCAACCACAACTACATCATTATGTTCAAGTTCCCTGAGCAATCTCTCACACTTCATTTCAGTAATTTTTGCATTTGTATGATCATTATTAGTACGGAATCCTGCTTGAGCACCTGTTAATGCTAGCGCATTAATACCGCTGTCTAATAACATATTAGCAAAGACGACACTAGATATAATTTCCCCACAGGATAACAATAAGTCATGTTCTCTTTTGGAGATTTTACTTAGATTTCCACCTATCAATGATAAAAGTGTATCTGTAGCATAGGCATCGCCTTTTCTGCCCATCGCAGAAACAACAACAACGACTTTATATCCTTCTGCTAATGCTTTTTCAATATGGCCTTGAGCATGTTTCCTGCTCTTTTCATCCTTTACAGATGTTCCGCCAAATTTTTGTACAATAATTTTCATGATAATACCAAAACCTGCCTTTTGGTTGTAACTTATTTATTTTACAAGACCTAATTTCACTAAACTCTCAGCGATTTGTACTGAATTCCATGCAGCACCTTTTAGTAGGTTATCAGAAACAACCCACATATGGAACCCACGATCTTCATCGATGTCTTTTCTAATCCTTCCAACAAATACATCGTTTTTACCAACACAATTTGCTGGCATTGGATATACTTGATTTTCCGGGTCATCTTGGAGGACTACGCCTGGAGCATCCTTCAATAAGGCCTTAATTTCACTTGCGCTTACGTTTCCTTCCTCCACCTCAAAATATACGGATTCAGAATGACCGACAGCAACAGGCAGACGAACACATGTCGCAGAAACCTGAAGCTCTGGGAGGTGCATAATTTTCTTTGTTTCATTAATCATTTTCATTTCTTCATAGGTATACCCGTTATCCTGGAACTTATCAATTTGCGGAATTGCATTAAAAGCAATTTGATAATGATTTTTATCTGATTTAACTGGTAGAATATTCGGTTCAAATGCTTCGCCATTTAGAATCATTTGCGTTTGTTCCATTAATTCTTCTACGGCTGCTGCACCTGCACCGGAAACCGCTTGGTAAGTAGATACAATAATTTTTTTCAAACCATATTTTTGACGAATTGGCTCTAAAGCAACAACCATTTGAATGGTTGAACAATTCGGATTAGCAATGATTCCATTATGTTTTTTCAAGTCCGCTTCATTTACTTCTGGCACAACCAACGGGATGTCAGCATCCATTCTGAACGCACTAGTGTTGTCCACGACAACAGCTCCCCTTTTTACAGCTTCTGGAGCAAGTTCCTTAGAGACACTTCCACCAGCACTGAACAGTGCTATATCTACACCT
The window above is part of the Bacillus sp. SORGH_AS_0510 genome. Proteins encoded here:
- the asd gene encoding aspartate-semialdehyde dehydrogenase, producing MREHNGFHVAVVGATGAVGQQMIQTLVKENFPIRELTLLSSARSAGKKVDVNGQEYIVQEAKPESFEGVDIALFSAGGSVSKELAPEAVKRGAVVVDNTSAFRMDADIPLVVPEVNEADLKKHNGIIANPNCSTIQMVVALEPIRQKYGLKKIIVSTYQAVSGAGAAAVEELMEQTQMILNGEAFEPNILPVKSDKNHYQIAFNAIPQIDKFQDNGYTYEEMKMINETKKIMHLPELQVSATCVRLPVAVGHSESVYFEVEEGNVSASEIKALLKDAPGVVLQDDPENQVYPMPANCVGKNDVFVGRIRKDIDEDRGFHMWVVSDNLLKGAAWNSVQIAESLVKLGLVK